A region of the Apium graveolens cultivar Ventura chromosome 6, ASM990537v1, whole genome shotgun sequence genome:
gCTGTATAGattgcttgttttactcagaatgcaacacttatcaacaagcatggaaaaacaccatatgagatggtgaagaaaaagaagccaaatctgaaatattttcatgtatttggatgcaagtgttttgttcttaagactcatcccgaacagctttccaaatttgatctaaaagctaatgaaggaatttttgttggatatccactttctacaaaagccttcagagtctacaatttaagaacaagggttgtcatggaatctatcaatgtctcttttgatgataagaagattactggatttgaagatttcgatgatcatgatcagctgagattcaaaaatgaagttttaaattctgattctgtaaatcctgattctgtaaatcctgacaatctaaatcctgatattgcaaactctgatggattaaactctgaagttattgaaactgtggtgactacgccaaaggaagatgcacctgtgcaggggaagcatactgaagatccaatcacatctcaagaagcatcaaaatctacaacaggctcttcaatttctgattcgtcaagttctgatgggccaaattctgataattctggaaactcatgttctgatatttctggaaactcaaattctaaaggatccaactcagagagcataatttcaggggcAGCATCTtgaaaatattgatggagacagcatggatcatgggggagtatccagttttagagaaaaccttccatctgcaaggaagtggactaaagcacaaacacctaacttaataattggaaatcttgatgcaggtgtcagaactagaacagctacatcaaatgaatgtctctatcattcttttctttctcagactgaaccaaagaaagtggaagaagctcttcaagatgctgattgggtgcaagcaatgcaagaagagttaaatgaatttgaaagaaataaagtctggaacctagtgccaagaccaaagaacaggtctgttgttggtacaaagtaggtgttcagaaacaaaactgacagtgatggcataattacaaggaacaaagcaagcctggttgcaaaaggatactctcaacaggagggaattgattatgatgaaacatttgcaccagttgctagattagaagccatacggatatttttggcttatgctgctcacaagaagtttaaagtctttcaaatggatgtgaaaagtgcttttcttaatggagaattggaagaggaagtatatgttgaacaacctccaggctttgtagatcccaaatttcccaatcatgtctacaggcttgataaagcactttatggccttaagcaagctccaagagcatggtatgagaatttagcttagtttcttctggaaagtggatttaacagagggactattgacaaaacactgttctacctcaaccatggaaaggacttacttttggcgcaaatatatattgatgatatcatttttggttctacaaatgacagactttgtaagaagtttgccaagctgatgcagtcaagatatcaaatgagtatgatgggagaacttaactattttctgggccttcaagtcaagaaaaatgaagaaggaacttttatttgtcaatctaagtacaccagaaatttgttgaagaaatttgaaatgcaagattgttcaagtgcatccactcttatggccactgcaacaaaattggataaggatactggtaaatcaatagatattactgattacagaggtatgattggttcactactctatctaactacaagtaaacctgatatcatgtatgctacctgtctctgtgcactacaccatagatggcctatcgcaatggtttaatcatgcatgttacaaaattatgttatcttaggtatgctcatcttagcctaccgcaacgtagtatttttgatgttaccatagcctttaaaacatgttactatagcttcaaagtgttacatacgagtaacatgtggcaatttatgttacaatagggtaTTATTGGATAAAAAAGTAGTATAttttataaacaattaaatatatataattatttgacatgaaaattaatcaatttttataatataattaagcaaaaatattaatattagttaagattgataaaatattttttttaaaaaaatttataaactgtattaattaataattgataaatttttatcaataaaaaatttaaagacaattaaaacttaatttttttaaaaaaagagatGAAATTAGCTGGGCTTTTTCAGGCGGGCTCAAATTTTTTGGAGAAGCGCTAAAATTTCAGACAAATTAACTTATCCCTCTAATTTCATTCTCCCTCATTCTTTCACTCTCTCTCATTCTCCCTCTCCCAGTAGCTATTCTCTTTCATTCCTCTCTCGAGCTAGGGTTTCTAATTGGGGGTAACATTTTGGCGAAGCTGGTCACATTTTGGAGAAGCGGGTCACAGATTGGAGCTAGGGTTTCTAATTGGGGTTTCAAATCAGCTTGCGGTTCAACATTAAGGTactacatctctctctctctctctctctctctctctctctctctcgctctctctctctctctgattttgtgtatctctctctctatctctctctctctctctcgcccccTCTATTTCTATTAGTTTCTTCTCTAATTTGTTACATGCGTATTTTTGTGTATTTTATACATGTATATGTATGTTACATGCATGTTTTTGTGTAATTTTAATTGGAATTGgggttttttatttttgtagatCTGTAAGTGTGATTTTTGTATTAAATTTGTTTCTCGATATTTGCTTTTTATCCGGTTGATTTTCATGTTAGGCTTTAGTTATAACTTACATGTAAATCATCATAGTCAAGTGGATATAATTGATTGTGTAAGTAGATATCTGTTGTCTCTATAATGTAATTGTTTATGAGTATTTACATTTATGTTAATTTGACCTTTATTCCTGAGAGTTTCAACCCTTTACGAGTATTTAAATTTTTGTTAACATCAACTGTCACAGTTCGGTAGGTAGGAGGAGTGGGATAATACGGAAATGGGTGTATGCACATGTATATTCATGGTCATATAACATGGATTCGATACGTATAATCTAATATGGATTTACGATTTCAGGGCTGCGTTGTTATGCTGTGTTGTTATTAATACATATAATCTATAATATTGGTTTAGGATTTCACTTTTGCGTTATTATTAGTACGCATATCTAATATGGGTTTAGGGTTTCACGGTTGTGTCGTTATTAGTATGTACAACCAATGAAAAGGAGAACATAAAATATTACCTCGGTCTGCTTAGGGCTTCACGGCTGCGTTGTGTTGTTAGAACGTATAACCAATATGGGTGTATGGTTTCACGACTACGTTGTTTTCTTTTAGGAATATAACATTATTGTCCTGTTTTCTGTAGTGATGGACGATGATCTAAGTCAATGGATAACCCTTCCAAAATACAGTACACCTTACATTAAGGGGGATAAAGGATTTTTTAGAAAATGCATTTCCCAAATTTTCCGTAGGCGATGAAATGTTGTGCCCTTGCAAGAATTGTAGAAATGGAAAGtggcatactcaagatcttattTATGATCATCTTATTTGTCATGGCCCTTGTCCATTGTATGCGAATTGGATTTGTGAGGTTTCGAGCAAAGATCATAGGATAGATATTGAACGGGCAGAAAATATGGGTTTTGAAGATTCCTTTACCTTCGGAGATAATTTGGACGAGATGTTCCATCGTACTAATGATACTACTGGACCGAATGATGATGCCAAAAAATTTTATGGCCATCTTGAAGAAGGAAAGCAGCCCTTATATCCGGGCTGCAAAAAATTTTCCCGCTTAAGTTTTATCATTAGGCTGTACTCTTTAAAGTGCATTCATGGGATTTCGGAGTCGGGTTTCGGGGATTTATTAGAGCTGATAAAAGATGCTTTTTCAGAAGCACACATTCCTTTGTCTTTTAATGCGGCAAAGAATGTTATTAAAGATTTAGGGCTCGATTATCAAAGGATACACGCCAGCCCCAATAATTGTATGCTGTTTTGGGctgaaaatgaaaaagaagaaaattgtAAAACTTGCGGTGCTTCAAGGTGGGTCGTAGTGGAAAAAAAAGGCGTCGTGGACAATAATGAGAAGAAGTTAATTCACAAGGTCCCGGCAAACGTGATGCGCTACTTTCCACTCAAAAAAAGGTTGCAACGCATGTTTATGAGCAAAGAGTTATCAGGACTGATGTTATGGCATGCAAAAGGTCGAAAAAAGGACGGCAAACTTCGACAACCCGCTGATGTAGAGGCTTGGAAGGCATTGGATGCTCGTTATCCTTAATTTTCATCCGAGAACAGAAACATCAGATTGGGCCTAGCCGCTGATGGTTTCAATCCTTTTCGTACTATGATCATAAGTCATAGTACTTGGCCAATTATTTTGGTTAACTACAACCTTCCCCCCTGGCTGTGTATGAAGCAAGAGAATCTAATTCTCTCGACACTCATATCCGGTCCCGAGTCTCCGAAGAATAATATAGATGTCTTCATGCAACCTTTAATTGCTGAACTGAATGAGCTATGGGAAGTAGGCATTGAGACTTATGATGCCCTTACTGACCATACTTTCAACTTGCGCGCTTCTTTACTTTGGACAATCAGTGATTTTTCCGGGCTAGCAATGCTATCTGGATGGAGCACAAAAGGAAGACTAGCTTGTCCAGTTTGCAATTATGAAACATCCTCTATGTACCTAAAACATAGTCGGAAAATGTGTTACATGGACCATAGGAGATTTCTCCATCCCGAACACCCATGGAGGCTTGATAAAAGAAAATTTAATGGTCAAATTGAATTAAGAGGTTTTCCAGAGGTTCTAACTGGAACAGACATTGAAGAATTATTGGAAGGATTTGTAAATCATTTTGGGGGGAAGAAACCAGAGAAAAAAAGAAAGCGCCAAAAAAATAAGATTAAGTCGAATTCGCCTTTCAAGAAAAAATCAATATTCTTTGATCTGCCTTACTGGAAGCACAATGTTTCTCGACATAACCTTGATGTTATGCACATCGAGAAGAATGTGTGTGATAAAGTACTTGGCACATTGCTCAATATTGCTGGAAAAACAAAAGACCATATAGCAGCTCGCCTAGATTTGCAAGAACTTGGCATCAGAAAGGTCCTCCATCCTGTTCTATCAAGTGACGGGAAACACCTTGAAATAAGGGCTGTGATATTCGACATGACAAATGAAGAGAAAGATTTATTCTGCTCTGTCCTTAAAAATGCTAAATTGCCATATGGAAGTGCCTCTAATATCAGCCGGTGTGTGCACATAAAGGAGAGAAAGGTATCTGGCTATAAGAGTCATGATGCTCACTTTGTCATGCACTACTTATTACAATTTGCAGTGAAGAAATCTTTGAAACCGGAGGTTGCAATCCCTTTTATCAGATTAGGGGCCTTCTTAAGAGGTATTTGGAGTAAAGTCATCGATTTAAGTGATCTTAAGAGGCTGCAAATAGAAATAATTGAAATTATTTGTCAATTTGAGACTATATTCATTCAGGCTTTTTTTGATGTGATGGTCCACCTTTTGATTCACTTGTGCCAAGAAATTGAATTTGGTGGACCGGCCCATGTTCGAAGCATGTGGCCAATTGAGCGCTATTTAAATAAATTGAAATCTTATGTGCGGAATAGATCTAAACCAGAGGGATGTATCGTCGAGGGTTACCTGGCCGAAGAATGCTTGATATTTTGTTCAAGATTCTTGGGTGGCCATGGAGGATAAAAAATTACCAAGGCTGCAAAATTTGAAAGTTTTCCAGATTGGTTCATGCAGAAATAAAGATAGAAAGGCTGTGAATTTAGTTGAAGTTGAATGGATGGCTATTCATCGTTATATTCTATTCAACTGCGGGAATAAAGAAATTGATAGTTTAATCGAGTAAGATTCTAGCTACTAATTGTGTTTAACTGTTATAGAATTAGAACCTGTTTTGTCTTGATTTTTAACTAGGTAATTGTTGTAGGGAGCATCGAATCTTAATAGAAGGACAAGCCAAGTCAAAAAGATACAATCTTGAGAGAGAACATTCTGAAGATTTTTGGAAATGGATGAAGGGGGAGGTCGGAAAAAAAGATAACATTTTAAAGGAATTGGAAGTGCTTGCAATGGGCCCTAATCAATCAGCGAAGAAGTATAGTGGTTATGTACTTAACGGATATCGATTCCATACAAAGTACCGAGATGCTAAATGTACAACCCAAAATAGTGGGGTATTTCTAACTGCTTTGACTACTAGCTTTGCTAGTTCAAAAGATCAAAATCCACTGGTCGGCGATGTCAATTACTATGGAGCAATTGAAGAGATTTTTGAAGTTGATTATTGGGGAGAATTTTCTGTAGTGGTGTTCAAGTGTTGTTGGTATAAGGAAGAGAAAGATCTATATGGGTTAACTCGAGTTAATTTTAACAGATTATGTCAGAAGTCTGATCCATATGTGCTAGCTTCACAGGTGCAGCAAGTCTTCTACGTAGAAGATCCTACTGAAAAGACGACGTATAATGTTATAAAGAAATTGCCAAGGGATTGGTGTGATGTCGAAGCTGAAAATGCAAATGAAGAAGCCGAGGATCCAGTTTTACATGATTTACACACTAGTGTTCCTCTAGAAACAGACACAGATATTAATTGGTGCAGAGATGATGTCCCAACACGACAAGTCCCCATCAAGGCTAGAACAAACGAAGAAACTACTTAAATTTGTAATTCGAAATATGTAACTATCAAGGGCCTAGTTTCTGATGTATCAACTATTAATGAAGTGACTTCTTAGTTGCCTAATTTATcatgttttaatgtattttctttTAATTAATTAACTTGTTCTTAATATAATGTTCTGTTAGTTTTAAATCTGCCCTGCTCTTTATGCGATCGCTTCTTAATTTAGAGCATTATTAAATTTATTGACTTGCATACTGCTCTTTTAATGTTTCTTTTAAGTGTTTATTTTTAAGTGTTTTTTATTTAAGTGCCATGTCTCAGATTATTTTAATGATTTCATCTAATTATACTTTCTCAATTTTTTGTAGGATGGCATACATAAATCTCAGGTTGTACCACCAGGGTGAGTTTCAGCCTACACGGTATGTCGGTGGTAAAGAACTGATTATAAGGAATGTCGAAGTAGATAGGTTTTCGTACCCTGTATTGATGGATTATGTCAAGGATGACCTTGAATATTCAGAAATTGGAGGGATTTATATGAGAAAAGATGATAAGCAGGGGGGTGGCAGTTGGTGGCCAATGATGTGGACTTGTGTTCATTAACTGCAGGAGCTGCAGACGGTGAAAATGTTGATTTTTATCTTGACAATGTCGTTGATAGCACTATCGAACCAATGGATCAGATACAGCCATTTGTAATAATACGGCCAAGAAAGGATATCTTAGCAGGTAATATATTAATTTCATTTCAGAAATATACCTTAATTGTAGGGGCATCAGAAATATATAGGTGTTACTACATTTAGATTTTATTCAAACTCGTAATTATTGTGTTTATGTCTTTATAGCTAAAAAGCAAGTCAAGCGGCAGTTTGTAACCACTCATCAACTACAGCAACAGAAGATGAACAAGAAGGCAAACCAAGTTGATAAGGCTGGGAAGAGGAACTCAAAGAACTTTCCCCTAGAGGGTACTCGGAAGTCACCACGGCTTTCTAGAGTGCAGGAAATCACTGATGGTGATGATTGTGAAACTCCTCCAAGTGTTAGGAGGAAGTTGAGTTTACATGATACTCATGAAGATGAGCATATGGGAGAAAATGAACTGGAGGTTAGCATATAATTCAGTAATACCTATAATTTTCTTGTTAGATTATTGTTGTTTAAGTACATGTAAGTACATGTATGTAACCCCTTTATTAATCCAGTAATTCCGTCATACCTATATTAACATGAATTTATGTGAAATTGCAGAAACTACCCCCTCCACCTCCTCTAACGGAGTATGAAAAACTGAGAGCTATCACAGTAAAGAGGAACAATGAAGTATTTTTTGCCCTCAATCTTCCTACACTCTCTTCTGAAGTGAGAAACTCAATCTTAAAAGATAAATCCAAAAAAAAGAAGCATGTGCAAGAGGGGAGCGATGAGGAATATGATCCAGCTGTGGATCTTGAGGATGGTGGATCGGGAACTCAAAGGAAGGCTGCTAGTAAGGATGGTGGATCAGGAACTGAAAAGGTATGTCATAAATGTCATAAAGCTATCATTTTCACATTTTCTAAATTCTTCCCCAAATGTTTCATCGGGGTTGATAGTTTGTAATTCATATATACACAAACATTGAGTTTTACATGATTTATGTTTCAGAGAGGGAAAACTGAGAAAAGCAAGGTGCTTATTGGACGTGGACCAACAACACGGTCACGAGCCAATACTGTTATATCACAGAAGCAAGGAACCGAGGATGCTACTGAGAAGGAAAATCAGTCATTATCACATATGGAACCTGCAGAACCTTTGATTCAGCTACCGTCTATTGAAGTAAATGGTTCAATGGAGGCTTTTTGGGCTATGCGAAAGCACCAAAAGGAAGCAGCTGCAGCGACATCGAAGATTTCTCCAAGTACAACTGCAACTACAAAGACTGCTACAGAAAATCTTGTTGAAGAAAATGTTTTTCCGGACATTGAAGAAGAGGAGGAAGCATGTATCTTCTTTCCTTTATTTATGATTACATAAACTGATTATTTATAAAGGAATTATTCCTTTATGGCCCCTTAAAGAATACTCACTTTGAGGCTACCCACATTCATATATTTTCCATAATTGATTAATTTGCATCAGTTTAGTAAATTACTTATAATTGAGGTTAATTGGCATAAGGTTATTTATGTCATTTAAGTTAATGAAATTGTGAAGTTAACCATGGTTAATTATGTGATAGATGTAAAACTTCTTGCATAAATTTAATTAGCATATGTAATCTATAATGCTGTTAATTGTTATTtgtgtttttataaaattattaaaacaCAACCCCCATGAGAATTAATGTATTCTTTATGACAGTAGATCCTTTAGAGTGTCCAGAATCCAAGGTATGCGTTATCTATatttatcattttaaaaataaggGCTGCTTATTATAAAGACAcccattaaaaaaataaaaactaaaaataagaCATCTTTAtagatcaatctttgaaatatgacatattagaaaaacacccataaatataatcaaatttattataatattccTACTTTGTTTGATTTTCCTGCAAGTAATTTTTGCTCATATGTAGTTGAAGTTCCTATAAGGCTGAGAGGACCGACGAGGATGGATAGGGTTCATACCAGAAATATGGACCATCGAGTTGTCCTTCAGATGAATGAAAGGTTCCAGCCCGTTTCAGATGAGGACAAAGTAATTTCTGAACTTAGTAACTTCTTGGGGACACTCGCAAAGCGATGCGTGTCATTTACCTATGTTTCTTGGCGTGATGTTCCGAAAACTTTGAAAAATACACTGTGGAATTATGTCAAGGTATCACATACATTGTTTAATTATCGTGATTTATTTTTCTGCAACATTACCTTTGATTAACTGtacttgtgttctttattttgttgaCTTTTTCCAGCAAAGATACATTATACCTGATGAATGTGAAACATGGGTGTTGAAAACCATTCAGTCATCTTGGAAGATATGTAAGAGCCGAATTAAGAAGGCGCATTATAAAGCATTTGAAACTGATGAAGAACGGATGGAAAATAGGCCAAATGATATTCCCCTTGAGAGTTTCAAGATGTTGCTGGAGTACTGGAATGATGAAAGCATTAAGGTTTTCTAATTCCCCTTGCActttcatatttaattatgtatttatatttgATCTAAGTGACATAAAGGTATTTCACATTTTTGTAGAAAAGAGCAGCGACAAATGCAAGAAGTCGATGTCAGTATACAGACACACACACTACTGGTCCAAAGACTTTCGCACAAATTTGAAACAATATGGTATGGCCAGAATCTCAATTACGCAAATTAACCTCAATAAGCTAGTTGTTACGCAAATATATGAATGTGGGCAGCCTTCTGGTTACATATATTACTATATATCTAGAAATTAATTTCTATATTTCTTTTGGCTAACTTGTTCATTTTTGTCAGAAAAAAAAGGCAAAGAATCAGCGTCCACCACCTGAAGCAGAGGTTTTTGTTGAGACTCGTGAGCGTACTGATGGTCGTGAGTATAAGACCAACACTGAAGAAATAAAAAACAAGATTGTAAGTGTTTTTTATTAATCTTAGTGCTTCTGAATATCCGTTAATGTCGCAAGATGGTTAATTAGTTGTGTTTTATAATTTATTTGGTGTTTAGAAGTTTTATTTATGTACCTGCATGCATTTTTATTTAATGATTACTAATTGTGaatttaattggattaaattattcGGTTATTTTGAAATTAGTTAGTGAAGCATTTAAATTATTGTGTGACCAAGTGTTCGTTTGTTTTTCTGGTATGTAGAAAAAGATTAAGGAAAAAATCAGTACGAGCGAAGATCCCAACGAGGAACTACTTTCTGATGGAAAAAAACATGGGCCATCTTGGCTCCATGGAAGATGTCCTGATGCTGCAAAAGGTTACTCCAGTACTGCTGGTTCGACAAATACTTATGTACAGGAGTTGGCAGGAAAGATAAAGCAGACTCTGGTGAGTGAAGTCGAGGCATCGATGACAAAGAAGGCACAAGAAGAAGTGGATATGCAAGTCAACAAGAAGGTGTAGGAGAATATGGCCTGGTTACTTAAGAAAATAGTCGACGCAAATCCAGGCATTACAATCAACCATCAAGATTTCAGCACAACCAGCGATAATGACAATTACCTCACACCAGTTATCGGAGGCTCTGGACTTTAGATTTCAGATGTGCACCTTTTTACATATCTTATTTTGCGTACTAGTAACAAGTGTTATCGTACTAGCTTTTGGATGTTTATTTATCGTCCTAGACTAAGTAACTGTTCTTTGGAGTATGTGGAGTATGTGGAGTTGGTGAATTGTGTGAAACCGCAGTATTTGGTGGGGGTTTGTGAAAACTGATATGGAGTTTGGTTGAAATTGTTTATTTGGTTGACTTGGATGAAAAACAGATTTTATGGCATGTTGAATTTACAAACCATTCCtgtcaatttttttttgaaaaatatgttACATTAGGTACTAAAAATGTTACAAAGAAATTGGTATAATACAAAACATTACTGTTACAATATGCATCAAAGGTAACATTAaagtatgtctatagtatcacattatgtatgttacctttgcaaACAAATAGGGCCCCAAAATGGGGCCCACCAGTGGGCCCTACATGTGGGCcccatttttttttgaaaattctgagtccaaaggtaacatacatattgtgatactatagacatagatTAATGTTACCTTTGACAGCTATTGTAACATAAAAGTGAATGTTACAGCAGGGCAAAagtaatgttaccttaggggccaaaggtaactcaaaaaaaagcaacttaatttttatgttaccttaggcctttttctggctgtggtaacacttttttgggcctgttgtaatattttcttggtgttgttgtaggccatttatggtatagtggtgcaagatttcaagcagatttaggagaacctcacttaacagttgtgaaaagaattttcaagtaccttaagggtacagctgatctgggattgtggtatcctagagaatcagactttaagctaataggttactcagatgcaaattttgcaggatgcaaaattgacaggaaaagcacaagtggaagctgccaatttcttggaggcagattggtttcttggtttagcaagaaacagaagtcaatttccacatcaactgcagaagcagaatacattgttgcaggaagctgttgtgcatagattctttggatgaagaatcaattacaagattatgggttagaattttctaaaatccctatttactgggataatcaaagtgctattgctatgaaaggtaatccagttcaacactcaatgacaaatcacatcagcattaggtaccacttcataagggaacatgtggatgaaggtacagtggaattgcattttgttccaacagatcaacaactagcagatatcttcacaaaaccactgtgtgaagctacttttacaagattggtaaatgaacttggaatggtttcaggttctttctctaaatctgcctagtttaagttctgatacatcagactttatgatcagtatttatagatattactatctttgtatattatgtgcttaaattgagatttgcttaagtgttgattgttgtctgatgtgaatttctaaactctgatagtgatatgaatgtttatgtgactattcaatccaatgaggataactgtgctagatgctgacctagtagtctttaataaactaaagatcccatgtttgaagtaattgtttatatggaaatcttttaacacaaccaaattctaatattgagcttagttaagtttactttgtctatcttattactaagtcaaaaactagaataatgcttctaatctgttaagttctgatgtt
Encoded here:
- the LOC141665484 gene encoding uncharacterized protein LOC141665484, which codes for MLCPCKNCRNGKWHTQDLIYDHLICHGPCPLYANWICEVSSKDHRIDIERAENMGFEDSFTFGDNLDEMFHRTNDTTGPNDDAKKFYGHLEEGKQPLYPGCKKFSRLSFIIRLYSLKCIHGISESGFGDLLELIKDAFSEAHIPLSFNAAKNVIKDLGLDYQRIHASPNNCMLFWAENEKEENCKTCGASRWVVVEKKGVVDNNEKKLIHKVPANVMRYFPLKKRLQRMFMSKELSGLMLWHAKGRKKDGKLRQPADVEAWKALDARYP